The following nucleotide sequence is from Drosophila suzukii unplaced genomic scaffold, CBGP_Dsuzu_IsoJpt1.0 scf_4, whole genome shotgun sequence.
AGACACTGTTACAACGATAACAAACTGGAAAAAAACGGACTTCAATTCATCTATGTTCTTTGTTATGCTGTGTGCAATATCATGTACTACCTTAAGCCCTTTCTTTTCTTTGccaatattttaataatactGCCTGCATATGAGCTGCCATTATCCTGCATTGAAAACATGAAACACAAATATTTCTATACAAAGCTCATTATTTAAAGTTAAACAGAACCAACTGACACTAACATAACGCAGAAAGATTAATGGGTAAGACATAATTATGAAATCGAGGGAGGAAAGGCGATAAAGCGTTCATCTTGAGAGAGGGTCGAAAGTTCTTCAATTCTCTCAATGCGGCGTACTGAATTCTGCCCACTGAGTTTGACGTGAACAATTCTACGACGAGTAAACTGGGCACCAAGAGCTTTTTTACTCTTGAGATGCATGACCTCTTTAAGAATAGTTTATTTCTGAACTCATCGTGTATTTAAATCGGAGCCTCTGATCCTATGCCTATTAGTGCTAGGCTTTGTGGTTTCTTGTGCTCGCAACGGTAAGTGCTAGAGCTCGCAAAcgtgaaattttttttcgcgAAAACTTCccatttttgtttatatttatggGATCAAATCCAATATGGTGGTTTAGGGTGTGGGTTAAAACACAATGATTGAAATTGACCTAATAGTCCCCATGTATTCGAAAATCGCACGCGGGCAATGACGTCGTTGCTAGCTTGCATTCAAACTGACACACATCCTCACGGACTGATCGCAGGTTGTCGACTAAATCCTCCAGGTTCCTTACCTTCTTATTGAGCTGTATCACGTCCGCATCGATCTCCGCCATCCGCTGAAGCAGGGCATACAGAATTCGTTATTTCGCGTCATGGGGCTTAATTCAGATGACTCTTGTCCTGTTCCGCGAAACGCTCATCCATGAATTGTCGAAGGCTCGCAGATTTGGAGGACTGAGTTTGGCATTGTTCTTGTGCACCAGCTTTCGGGTCAGTGCTAGAGCTTATGCGCCCATTTGCCCTTTTATGTTGACAGTGACGTCGCAGTTGACCGTTGACAGTGAGTAGAGTCGCAAAaggcaaacaaataaaatatattttagatgTAGATTCTCTAAATATTAAGGAATGCAGTCACACTTGACACAATTGATCACAGTTGGACTAGTAAATCGTTGGCTATTATTTGTCCGGCTTTCAATAGGGTCGCTTCAAAAGAAGACCGATAGGGACAGCAAAGGACGGCATATTTTTTCCCGctcttttaatatttctctTCAATAAGGTTCTGTCATCATGGAAAGATATACTATCCAGCAACGAATCGATattattcaaaaattatacCGAAGTTTGGAGTCAGTGAGCATCTCTGTGACGTCattgtggcgaattttgcgaAAAGATTTTGGCCTTCATCCTTACAAGGTCAAATTGACGCAAGACCTGAAGCAGCGCAGATTAATGAACTTTGTAAGAATTTCAACGTGAGATTGCAGCAGTTGGTCCAATTTAGGATTGAAAAACATCAAAAGTTGAGTCCAGCGTCTGGACTTCTGCAAGCATACCAGTGGTGGACATGCAAAAGATATCGACTCTCATACATAATGGCATTTAATGTACTTCTACAGAAGAATTCAATTGATATTCCAAGCCGTTTTTGTTGTGTCTAAAAAAACGTATTAAAAATCTCCGCCATCCGCTGAAGCAGGGCATCCAGAACTCGTTACTTCGCGTCATGGGGCTTAGTTGAGATGACTACTGACCTGTTCCGCGAAACACTCATCCATGAGTTGCCGAAGGCTCGCAGATTTGGAGGACTAAGTTGGGCATTGTTCTTGTGCACCATCTTTCGGGTCAGTGCAAGTGCTTATGCGCCCATTTGCCCTTTTATGTTGACAGTGATGTCACAGTTGACCGTTGACAGTGAGTAGAGTCGCAAAaggcaaacaaataaaatatatattagaTGTAGGTTCTCTATAATATTAAGGTATGCAGTCACAGTTGGCTACTATTTGTCCGGCTTGAATCGGgtttttaaatacaaaagaAGACCGATAGGGACAGCAAGGGACGGCATATTTTTCCCCGTTCTTTTGATATTTCTCTTCAATAAGGTTCTGTCATTATGGAAAGATATACTATCCAGCAACGAATCGAtattattcaaattttattccGAAGTTCGGAGTCAGTAAGCATCTCCGTGACGTCGTTGTGGCGAATTTCGCAAAAAGATTTTGGCCTTCATCCTTACAAGGTCAAACTGACGCAAGACCTGAAGCAGCGTAGATTAATGAACTATGTAAGAATTTCAACGTGAGATTGCAGCAGTATGGTCCAATTTATGATTGAAAAACGTCAAAAGTTGCGTACAGCCTCTGGACTTATGCAATCATACCAGTGGGGGCCGTGCAAAAGATATCGACTCTCACAAATAATGGCATTAAATGTACTTTTACAGAAGAATTCCATTGATACTCCAAAccgtttttgttttatttaaagaaaaccTATTAAAAATcctgttattttattttgttgattttatttttgtagaGATTTTTTAGGAGGAAAAAATAGTCCGTCTGCAGAACGAAAAGATAAATAAGTCCCATAACAACACGATGGGCCTTAAAACTAGAAATTATCGAGGCTCACTTTTACATGTTCCAAAATATATGGAAGCCCCCGTACTccttaaatataataatggcCTTGGACACGTTGGTGTCGGTAAAGTGTTAGAAGTTAAGAAattaaaaggaaaaaaaggaccatatatttaaaattgtttagaCTGTATTGCATTTACGGCGAAACGCAAGCAAGGCTATTATTATTCAGAAGCCAACTAAGCCTTTTGAACACAACTCGCATATTAATCACCTTGGCCTACTACCTATGAAAAGAAATCACGAAAAGCCACAAAGTCTATTGAGCACTGGAAGACTAAGCAGATCAAATAGTACCCGCAAATTGGCATTGTTTGATCGAGGTTTTTGCTTTATCTCCTTAAAGTTTTGAAAAGATGTCGAGAGAAATTGAGTTCGCACTAAATAAAACACTTTATTGAAAGACTAAACAACATTCTATTTGTACATTAGCTGTTTTCTAGTGTTAGAAATaaatttcaactgaaatatattggtcTCGTTATTACCTATTGattaaccaaaaaaaagtgtgccacgcccactctaacgcccacaaaccgcccaaagctgCGGCGCTCCTGCTTTTATATGTCCATCTCCCATTTGCTCcgtttagctgagtaacggatatctgatagtcaaggcactcgactatagcgttctttcttgatGTATATTAAATCATTCTATCATTTTACAAGAAAAGAGATGGTCAATATAACCGAAGCTGTCGAATATTTATCGCTTAAAGGTTCTGCCCTCCCGAACGAATaattactcagctaaagggaccaaagggaaatagagatatTCAAGCAGTAAAGCAAGATTGAAATgagccacctacccgcgatctcaatatatggttatgtgggcggcagacagatttaggcgttatgggcgttagagtgggcgtggcaaactcaatcgataggtattgacgagactattacatttcagttaaaattttttttctagcatgaaaattgtaggcgccgcaggcttgggcggtttgtgggagttataGTGGGCggggcatattcgcgtgacaaacttaaGATGCGCTTCGGGctgcggaatctaaatctgaaatcccaattttctgtctttaatattttccgttcatacttacgattttttgaagtttgtgggcggcttgtgggcgatagagtgggcgtggcactctgctgaaacaaacttgcgctgcgcaagaatctcaggaatctgcatgcctaatcccagtattgtagcttgtaaaCTCGTAAActagatctcagcgttcatatggacagacggacagacggacatggctagatcgactcgggtactgatcctgatcaagaatatacatactttatggggtcggaaacgcttccttctgcctgttacatacattccgacgaatctagtatacccttttactctacgagtaactcggaaaaacaagaaagaactctagtcgactatcagatacccgttactcagctaaagcgACCAAAGGGAGATGCAGATATACAAGATTGTAATGAGCCACCTACCCGctatctcaatatatggttatgtgggcggcagacagatgtaagcgttatgggcgtttaaGTTGatgttaaagtgggcgtggcaaatcgataggtattgatgagagcaatacatttcagctaatatttttattctagcatcaaaactgtaggagccaccgtttttGGCGGCttgtgtgggcgtggcaccctgctgaaacaaacttgcgctacgtaagaagctcagaaatctacATACCAAATCCCAATTTTCCAGCTTTtctagtttccgagatctcagcgttcatccggacggactgacagacggacatggctagatcgactcggctagtgatcctgataaagaacatatatactttatggggtcaaaaacgcttccttctacctgttacagaCTTTCCgccgaatctagtatacccttttactctacgagtaacgggtataattatttgTGGTTTTTTTACTAAAGGACTTAAATACTTATTAAACGAATTCTATGACCTTAACAATATAATTTCAGATTTAGGtagaattttaaatttaggGTTACGATAGTTTTAAGGTCTATAGTAAAGTCGTATGTTTATGTCAAAGTAGTGTGTTTTTACCATAGCTCGCAAATAACTATTGACCGTTTTTCTTCTTGCGCTCCCGTTGCGAGCACAACCGAAAAACTTCAtactctctcgctctcgctcTGAGCAAAAGACTCTTGCTGTATTGATTTATGTTTTCTATTGAGCGCTTTTCGTTGAGCTCTTTGTATGTCGCTCTTTCAATGAGCAGTGCGTAAAGAGCGGAACGAGAAACGCTCGCACAATAAGAGTTAGCAAAATACTTATTGACCGAAAAACTCAACGAAAACGGTCTTCACATTTACTTTCGTTGttgtaaaaaagaaataatataatttttttaatagaacaatttaaatacatttataaatatttttgttaacGATTGCAATTAATATATTTCGTCAGCAAAACAGACGCTTAACGATTTGCTTGCCTCTTGCTTCACTGAACACGACAAAACGGGTTTGGAACAACCAGGACAAATCAGAATAGAAAAAAGCGATTTCGCTCTGAGTCAGGAAAAGACGGTCGACAGTTATTTAAAAGCTCTGGTTTTTACGCATAAAGAAATGCTGAAGCGTAAAACGGCATTAAAATTCATACTTTCTTACAGGAAATAAACTATGATTCTCCACGAGGAGGAGTATCAGTAATAACTGAAAAAGGAGACATAACTACATCCTACCTGTTGATTCAACGAGCGAAAATTACCGACTCAGGAAACTACTCTTGCTTACCATCAAACGCAAACCCAAAGTCTGTAAATGTCCATGTTTTAAAGGGTAACTATATTTTATATTGTTTAAtatcttttttaattttcacaATATTCAAACTACTAGGTGATCATCCTGCAGCAGTTCAAAGATCACATATACTGTTATCTGATACTTTAAATCGTTTATTTCTTCAAATATACATAATATATGTAGTTTTATAAGTGCTGTGAATAATAAAGTAAAAGAGATATTCTAATCaacaatttcaaaaatatgtatttactGGGGTGACGTTCTAAAGGGAGTATAGGCCCAATCTAAGTATTTAGAATAAATCGGTTGTTTATATCCCTTTTCTTCTAATTTTAGGGTTAATCTTAACTGTATAAAAAGCTTATATACCCGTTCTtcatagagtaaaagggtgtactagattcgtcggaaaggtAAAGgaaacaggtagaaggaagcgattctgaccccataaatatatatatatatatatatgtaagaTAATTGGATATAATCTGTAGTTTATTAATAAAGCTTAGGAATACAATAGTTTGTACATATAAGAGTTACATAAGTTTTGATATTGATAAAGGCGGCTTTTCAACTGACTTTGCGACTGAAATTGCTACTTTTCGACCAACGACTTTGTTTCACAACTTTTCTGTATCTTGACTCGGATGATGGTGATGGACTATCGAATATCATTTTAGAACGCAGCGTGATAAGGACTGCCAATCTATTTCCAATCCACCAGCTCACATTCGACCATCCTGCAAAACATCTGTCCAAGATGCCTCGTCCTCTTTAGTTGAAGGGTTTCATCTTCCTCTTCGTTGCTAGCATAGCGCCACAGCTTCATGAAGTCAGCGCTAGTAGACGTCTGTAGTGGACCCTCAAAATCGGCTGCTTTCTTTACATCATACCTGACGTTGCGTTTAACCTGTATGACTGCATATGGCCCCATGTATTTGTTGGCTAACTTTTTGACGGGTCAAAACCTTGATGGCAACCAGATCACCCAACTGATAACCATGATATCCTTTTCTCTTCTTGTCAAAGTTCTTCTTGTCTCTGGAGCTTTTTCAATTTGGTGACGAGTTTCGTTACGTTCTACTTGTAGATTTAATATCATCTCATCTTCAAGGATCTTAAGGAGTTCGGTACTAGAGTTGTTTCTCATTCGCATCCCAAACATAACTTCGAATGGCGTGAAGCTAGTTGATGCGTGGACATGTGCATTTATGGTCTGCTGTACTTGTGAAGTGTATTTATACCACTTTTCGGGCTCCGATGCTGACATCTTTGAGAGTACTGAAATAATTACTCTGTTGACCCGTTCGATTTGTCCGTTGCCCCTTGGCACACCGGCTGTAGTCTCAATGTGATCAATATTTTTTGCTGTGCAGAATTCCTTGAAAGAGTGTGATGTAAATGCAGCTCCTTTATCGCTGATGATTCTCTGTGGGCTGCCAAACATTGAGACCCAAGACTCAAAGTGTTTGATAACTTCCTCTGCGTTCGTTGACTTAGTGGGAAACAACCAAGTGTATTTAGAAAATCCATCCACAATTGCAAAAAAACTTAGCGGTAGCTTTTTGATGTCATATCTAATGAGCCCAGATGATCCACATGAAGCGTTGAAAGGGGAGTATCTCCGTTGTTTATAGCGTGCAAGAAGTCGTCCTGCTTCCCCAATTTCTGATTATGTGTAATGCACTCGATACAGTTGGAAATAGTCTGCTTTACTTTCTTCTCAAGGTGGGAAATTGAGTTTTGGCGCCTTGACTCCAAACCTTCAGGACTGGCTTCTCTATAAGTGCTGCTTTTAATCGATCAATGGCTTGTTTCTGTTCTCCTTCTATTTTAAAAGCAGCATCCTTTCTTAGCAGCTGCGTTAAGGGTTTAGCAATAAAGGCGTAATCCTTAAAAATCTTGCGAAAATACCCTGTTAAACCGAGGAACGCCTGTATACCTCTGATGTTGACCGGCATAGGAAAGTTTTTGACTGccttgattttctctttttctgGCCATAGCTGCCCATTTTCTATTTCGTACCCAAGAAAATTGATACTCTGTTTTAGAAAGTGGCATTTAGACCACTTTATATCAAGACCGTAATGCTGGGCCTGCTTCAAGACGCGTTCCATGTTGCTTAGACAATCATCGGGTGTTTGTCCAAAAACAACAATGTCATCAATGTACATTTCCATAATACCTGCATTTATCAGCTGTTGAAAGATATAAGTGACATACCTCACAAAAACTGCGGGAGAATTGCAATACCCGAATGGTGCTCTGTTGAATTCAAATAGACCCTCTTTGGTCACGAACGGCTTCATTGGCTTTTCGGCTGGCTTCATCAATTTCGACATGGAAAAATCCATTTTTGAGATCGAAGACTGAAAAATATTTCGCATTTTGCATCTTGTCAAGCACTTCGTCTATGAGTGGAACTGGAAATCGATCTTTGAGAACCTTGGTGTTTAATATACGGTCATCTATGCACAGTCTGTATGTCTTATCTCTTTTCTTGGCCAGCACAACTTTACTAGCAACATCTGAACATGACGCTCTTACTATTCCCAGCTGCAGCCATTCCTCCAACTGCTTCTGAATTATTTCCCTTTCTGCTGCTGAAGATCGGCTTGGATGTTCTCTAAAAGCTATGTTGGTGCAATTAGTGATGATTGTCATCTTTACAGGGCAGGTTAGCTTCACGTCTGACGGCTTGTAGTCATCAACCATTTGCTTGACTGCAGTTTTGTACTCGCCTGGAACGTCTAGCTCTAATTCATTACTCAGCACATTGTAAATATTATGGTCATTCTCGGAAACGGTGTCATCTCCTCGTTTGAAAGcgtattttccattctccagCACAACAGTAAACTTATTTAAGAAGTCGAGTCCATTAATGATGTTCACATTAATTTTGGTGTCGGGAACAATCAGGAACCTATGTAGCGTTTGCATTCCATCTACCTCCACGTCGACATTCAGTGCACCCAGCACGGAGGTTGCAATGTTTCCGAGCCCGTACAGTTTTGCAAAATTTTTCTGCAGGTGTATTCTAGCGAACTTATACTTGTAGGTCCTCATATGGGACACATCAGCTCCAGTGTCTACTAGGCATGCCACACTCTTTTTGTTGATCGCTAGTACTTTCTTTCTCGACTCGCTGATTACACCGATAATTGGCTTTTCACCTGGACAATTCCTTGAAGGATGCCCACCTCCTTTGCATTTAAAGCATTTAAAGCATTTAAAGCCGCAATTGAAGCAATGCCTCTGGCTCTGAGTTTGTTTCTGATCGAAACGCTGTACTGGTTTTCCATTCTGATTCACTGCTTGCTTGCGCTGTATATTGGAAAGTTGTCGCACTGTATAGAGGGTATTTGAGATCGTCACGAAGCTTTAATCCATCTGCGACATATCGGATCACCGACTTACCCTCCACAATTCGAAGAGCTGATATTTTACGCATATACAAAACATATTCGTGAAAATTCTCGTTGTCGTTTTTCTTTCTCTCGAAGCTGCTTGTGTACTTCAGCACTGGTCAGCGTCTTATCAAATTCGTCCAAAAGTACTTCGCATAGGGTATCATAGTCCGAAACAGTGGTGGGCTCCAGGAATAACATTGCAGTTTCCTTCATTTTCATACGAGCGTTCACATATTTTTGCTTCAACGATAGCTCATAGGCACTGCCGTTTTCGttgaaacatttaagccaCTGTCTAATTGGAATTGACACTCCATCAAAATCGGGGACAACTTTAGAGAAGCTCTCGATTGGAACAACGGTCCTGCTTAAATCACTTTGCCCAATTTTGGTAGCAAGCAGTTTTAGCACTTCGCTTAACTCGTGGCTGTTGGTGTAGACTTCTTCGCGATTATGGTTGTATTTCAGCTCCTGTTGAAATTCAGCTTCGTGTGTTAAATCACTATTACTAGCGAACTAAACTTGCTCCTCGATATTATTTCCCTTCTCTTCCTCGTCAGGCGGCACGAAGAAAGTATGATTCATATTCACCACTGCTGGTGCATTTTGCGAATCTTCTGGTTTAAGTTTCTGGTTGTTTTGTCTGCCGCCTGGACTGcattttttgttctttttcgCGGAGCGAATCATTTTTACCAACTTTTTTGCAATGTCAAATTCAATCAAACGATGTTCACTCACACCAACAGATTTTTCACTTGCTCGACGGTTGAGTCCCCATGTAAGATAAATGGATATTATCTGAAGTTTATTAATAAAGTTTAGGAATTTAATAGTTTGTACATATAAGAGTTACTTAAGTTTTGATATTGATTAAGGCGACTTTTCAACTGATTTTGCGACTGAAATTACTACTTTTCCAACCAACGACTTtgtttcacaacttctctgtATCTTGATTCGGCTGATGGTGATGGACTATCGAATATCATTTTAGAACGCAGTGTGATAAGGACTGCCAACCTATGTCTAATCCACCAGCtcacatatgtatatattataCTTCTGCATGAATGTTCTCATTTGTAGCATTACAGATCTGAACAGAAGTATAGTGATCTAAAATTTACTGCACTCATTCTTTACTGTACAGTATACTCTATAGGCCAGAAGATTAAGAACAGTTTATGGTTGTAGTGTAGTGCACAGAATAAAAAACGAGCCAGGATCAATTTGATATGCGCATAGtaaattttggtttttttagaCACATATCATTTTTACCATTAAAGAATGTCAAATTGATACCAAAAAATGTCAAGTGTTCGATTTCTCTCTT
It contains:
- the dpr21 gene encoding contactin-5 — protein: IKSSQLRDSGTYECQVSTTPPVGYTMIFLVVEPLTTILGGPETYIDLESTVNLTCVVKHLPDPPISVLWTHNNQEINYDSPRGGVSVITEKGDITTSYLLIQRAKITDSGNYSCLPSNANPKSVNVHVLKGDHPAAVQRSHILLSDTLNRLFLQIYIIYVVL